In Mycolicibacterium gadium, the genomic window TCGCCGAACGATCAGGACGCCATCATCACCGTCCGCAAGGACGGTCAGGTCACGTCGAACTCCGACATCGTCCTGCCGGAGATGGAGCCGGGCTACGCCGACACGTACATCGACGGCGTGCGCTACCGCGTCCGCACCGTCGACATCCGCCTGCCCGAACCGATGTCGGTGGCCGTCGGGGCGACGTACGAAGGAACCATCGCCGACATCAACAACCTGCATCGCCGGGTGATCATCATCTGCACCCTGGCGATCGGCGCCGCAACCGTGGGCGGGTGGGTGCTCGCCGCGTTCGCCGTGCGCCCGTTCAAACGCCTTGCCCAGCAGACCCGGCAGATCGACGCGGGCGACGAGGATCCCGACATCGACGTCGCCGGTGCCACCGAGGCCGTCGAGATCGCCGAGGCGGTGCAGGGACTGGTCGAACGTGTGTGGAACGAACAGGACAAGACCAAGGCGGCGTTGACGTCGGCCCGCGACTTCGCGTCGGTGTCCGCGCACGAACTCCGGACGCCGCTGACCGCGATGCGGACCAACCTCGAGGTGCTGGCCACGTTGGATCTGCCCGAGGAACAACGCAAGGAAGTCGTCAACGACGTCATCCGCACGCAGTCGCGCATCGAGGCCACGCTCGGGGCACTGGAGCGGCTGGCCCAGGGTGAGCTGTCGACGGCCGACGACCACGTGCCCGTCGACATCACCGAGCTGCTGGACCGCGCCGCCCACGACGCCATGCGGGTGTACCCGGAGCTGGACGTGTCGCTGGTGCCCGCGCCGACCGTGATCATCGTCGGGCTGCCTGCCGGGTTGCGGCTGGCGGTGGACAATGCGATCGCCAACGCCATCAAGCACGGGGGCGCGTCCCGGGTGCAGCTGTCGGCGGTCAGTTCGCGCGCCGGCGTGGAGATCGCGATCGACGACGACGGCGTCGGCGTCCCCGAAGAGGAACGCAAGCTGGTGTTCGACCGGTTCTCGCGCGGTTCGACAGCGTCGCACTCGGGGTCGGGGCTGGGGCTGGCGCTGGTTGCGCAGCAGGCCGAATTGCACGGCGGCACAGCCGCTCTGGAGGAGAGTCCGCTCGGCGGCGCCCGGCTGTTGCTGAGGCTGCCCGGCCCGAGCTAGTTGAGTCTCCTGGGAGAAAGTTACCTAGTGCCCAGTAGGTCGATAACAAAAATCAGAGTCTTGCCGGACAGCCGGTGCCCGCCGCCTGCGGGTCCGTAGGCCTGCTCCGGCGGGATGACGAGCTGGCGCCTGCCGCCGACCTTCATGCCGGGGATGCCGTCTTGCCAGCCCTGGATCAGGCCACGCAGCGGGAATTCGATCGACTCGTTTCGCGCCCACGAACTGTCGAACTCCTCGCCGGTGTCGAACTCGACGCCAACGTAGTGCACCTCGACGTTGCCACCGGGCACCGCCTCGGCACCGTCGCCGACGACCAGATCCTTGATGACCAGTTCGGTTGGAGGGGGGCCGTCGATGAACTCGATCTCGGGCTTCTGTCCTGAATTGGAAGTCACCGTATTCACCGTAGTCGGGCACACTGAAGCAATGGCGAAGGACCAAGACATTCTCGATCAGGTGAACCAGCTCGTTGCCGAGGAGAAGGAGCTGCGCGCGCAGCTGCAGCACCGCGAGATCGACGAGTCCGAGGAGCATCAACGTCTACGCGCCCTGGAGGTGCAGTTGGACCAGTGCTGGGACCTGCTGCGCCAGCGCCGCGCGCTTCGTGAGACCGGCGGCGATCCGGGGGCTGCGAGCGTCCGTCCGCCCGACGAGGTCGAGGGTTACCTCAACTGAACTCCGACACCGGAGCCGCCAGGCCGGCGACATCCGACGTCGTCGTCATCGGCGGCGGGCACAACGGGCTGGTGGCTGCCGCCTACCTCGCCCGAGCCGGTCGACGGGTACAGGTGCTGGAGCGGCTGGACCACGTCGGCGGCGCGGCGGTGTCCGCGCACGCCTTCGAGGGTGTGGACGCGCGGCTGTCGCGCTACTCGTATCTGGTGAGCCTGCTACCGCGGCGCATCGTCGAGGACCTGGGCGCTCGGGTTCGGCTGGTGCGCCGCCGCTATTCGTCGTACACACCCGATCCGGAAGCGGGCGGCCGGACCGGGCTGTTGATCGGGCCGCCCTCGACCTTCGACTCCGTGGGCGCGGCGTCGGACGAGGCCGGCTTCGAGGCGTTCTACCAACGCTGCCGCGCGCTGACGTCGCGCATGTGGCCGACGCTGCTGCGGCCGCTGAGCACCCGCGACGAAGCGCGCAGGCACGTCGGCGACGACGTCACCTGGCACCTGATGGTGGACGAGCCGATCGGACAGGCCATCACCGCCGCCGTGTCGAACGACCTCGTGCGCGGTGTGATGGCCACCGATGCGCTGATCGGCACGTTCGCCCGCCTCAACGATCCCGCGCTGACCCAGAACATCTGCTTCCTGTACCACCTGCTCGGCGGTGGCACCGGCGACTGGGACGTCCCGATCGGCGGTATGGGCGCGGTCAGCGGTGCACTGGCTGCCGCAGCCACCGGATACGGCGCCGAAATCATCTGTGATGCCGAGGTTTACGCGATCACCGCCGACGGGGAGGTGCGTTACCGTCGGGAGGGCCGCGACCACCGCGTCCACGCGGGACACATCCTTTCGAACGTCACGCCGACGGTGCTCGCGACGCTGCTGGGCGAACCCGCACCCGTGCAGGCACCGGGCGCGCAGGTGAAGGTCAACCTGATGCTGCAGAGACTGCCGCGGTTGCACGACCAAACCGTCTCGCCGGAACAGGCTTTCGGCGGGACATTCCACATCAACGAGACCTACCGCCAACTCGACACGGCCTACACGCGTGCGGATCACGGCGTCGTACCCGACCCGCTACCGTGCGAGATCTACTGTCACTCACTGACCGATCCGACGATCCTGTCCGACAGCCTTCGCGCCTCCGGCGCGCAGACATTGACGGTCTTCGGCCTGCACACCCCGCATACGCTGGTTTCCGCCGGCGACCCCGACCGAATGCGGGATACCTTGACCTCGGCAGTGCTCAACTCGCTGAACTCCGTTCTGGCCGAACCCATTCAAGATGTGCTGATGCAGGATTCCGCCGGACGGCTGTGCATCGAAGCGAAGACGACAGCCGACCTGGAGCACTCGCTCGGCATGACGGCGGGCAACATCTTCCACGGCGCGCTGTCGTGGCCGTTCGTCGAGAACGACGAGCCGCTGGACACCCCGGCGCGGCGCTGGGGTGTGGCGACCGCGCATGACCGGATTCTGTTGTGCGGCTCGGGATCACGCCGTGGTGGCGCGGTTTCGGGGATCGGCGGCCACAATGCCGCGATGGCCGTTCTGGAAATGTGATTTCGGCGCGCTAACGATCGCTGAGCGATTGTATGCGCACCAAAATCGATTGAAGCCGCTTGAGATCGGCGTCGTCGAGGGACGTCAGCGCCTCGGGTGCCGGGTCCTCGGTCGCGTCGATCATGCGAACCATCGCCTGGCCGTCTTCGGTGAGCGACACGATCTTGCAGCGTCGGTTCGCCGGATCGATCTCGCGCGCCACCAGCCCGCGACCCTCGAGGTCGTTGACCGCCACGGTCGCCGCAGGCGCGTCGATGGTTGCCGCATGCGCCAACTCCTTCACAGACATCGATCGACGGCTCAGTCGCTTGAGAATGCGAATCCTGCTGAACGGCAAGCCTGATCGCTCGACCACCGCCCGCTTCCACGAGTCGCGGTTGTCGATCACCACCGCGGCCATGGTGCGCCAGACCTCGTCGGCCAACGGGTTATCGGACATTGGCGACCTCCACTCGTGCGTCAGTTCCCGCGATCAGCGGTGCGAGTCGCTCGGCCGAACGCAGTGCGCGGGGCGAGGTCGAGTACACGCCGAGCGCGACGATCGTCACCCCGAGCAGCGCGCAGATGACCCACAGCGGTCGCGCAGCGACGGCGAAGTCCGCTCCCGCCGTCGCCAGCGCCGCCCCGGCGATCGAACCGCACACCGCCACACCGAGACTGACGCCCACCTGGCGGCTGGTGCTCGCGACGGCCGATGCCGCGCCGGCCCGGTCGGTCGGCATGCCGCTGACGGCAGCATTCGTGATCGGGGCGTTCACCATCGAGAAGCCGATGCCGAACACTGCGAAGATCATCAGTAGCTGCCACACCGGCGTCGTCGCGCTCAACGAGGTGAGCAGCACCGTCGACGCGGTGATCAGCACACCCGCGATGACGATCGACGGCCGGCTCCCCCATCGTCCGACCATCCGGCCCGACAGCGGTGAGAACACCAGCGCGCCAATGGCTACCGGCAGATAGATCAACCCGGTCTCCATGGCCGAGAATCCGCGCTCTTCCTGCAGGTAAAGCGACATCATGAACAGGAAGGCACCCCACGCCGCGAACGCGCACACCGCGATCACGGTCGCGGACGCGAACGGGATGCTGCGGAAGAAGCGGAGATCGATGAAGGGGTCGTGGCGTCGGGACTCGAAAAGGAGGAAGGCGACCAGGGCGATAGCCGCGACGACGGCCACGACGATGGTGCGGGCGTCACCCCAGCCGAAGTTCGGGCCTTCGATGAGGACGAAAACGGTGCCGAACAGGAAGGCCATGCCGAGGCCCTGACCGATCGGGTCGACGTCGCGCATGGTGGTCGACTTGGATTCCGGCACGAAGATCGCGGTGAGCAGGATCGCGAGCGCGCAGATCGGCAGGTTGATCCAGAACACCGAACGCCAGTTCACGAACTCGATGAGCGCCCCGCCGACGATCGGGCCCAACGCCATCGAGATGCCGACGACACCACCCCACACGCCGATGGCGCGGGCGCGCTCGACCCGGCCGGTGAACACCTGCGTGATGATCGACATGGCGACCGGGTTCATCATCGAACCGCCTACGGCTTGTACGAATCGCGCGGCGATCAGCGTCTCGATGTTGGGCGCGAGGCTGCACAGCAGGGAGCCGATCGCGAACACCGTCAGCCCGATCTGGAAGGTGCGCCGACGGCCGAACCGGTCCGCCGCCGCGCCCGCCAGCAACAGCAGCGACGCCAGCACCAGCGTGTAGATGTCGATGACCCACTGCAGCTGCGAGGCCGTGGCGCCGAGATCCTTGCGGATGTTCGGAATGGCGACGTTGACGATCGTCGCGTCCATCGACACGATCAGCAGGCTCAGGCAGCAGGACACCAAGATGATGGCCTTGCGCCTGGGGCTCAATGAGCGGACGACACTTTCATTCACACAACTATTGTGAAACTACAACTGTTGCGATGGCAAGCCCCGCCGCGAGTGAGATGCGTTACGACGCCGAGTGTGGAGTTATGACACGCTCGGGCCGGCTTGGGGTCTAGGGGTCGATGCAACAGTCTCTGATTCGTGTGGAGGCGTGTTGCGTTGTCTGTTTTGACTTTGAGCTCTGTTGTTCGTCAGTTCTGGAGGCATGTCAGTGATGGCCATACTGTCGAGGAGGCAAGCTGGGCTGTCGGCGTGTCGAGGCGCACGGGATTTCGCTGGTTCCGCGACGCTGGCGGGGTGAAACCACGATCGGTAGTGCCCAGCTCATCGGGCCTGAAGCCGCGGATGACGCTGCAGGATCGGATTCAGATCGAAATCGGCGTGGCGACCAATGAGTCGCTGCGTGCGATTGGTAGCCGGCTGTTACCTCCTCGGCCGGCGTCGACAATCAAACGCGAAATCGACAACAACGGCCGACACACCGTCGATCACCCGGACCGCAACTCAGGGTATCGGCGAAAGCATGCCTTCGGGGCACGCCAGAGTACCGCAGCGCCGCGGGGGGCTACTGCGCGCTGACGGCGCAGGCATACTCTGATCGGCGGGCGCGTCGCCCGAAAGCGGGCAAGCTGGCTGTTAGCGAGAAGCTGCACGATGAAGTGCAGGCCCGGCTGCTCGACGAGCACAGTCCCAAGCAGATCGCCAAGCGGTTGGTGCTGGATTTTCCCGACGATGTGGAGATGCGGGTGTCGCACGAAACCATCTACACCTCGATTTATGTCCAGGGCAAAGGCAGTCTGCGTCGCGAACTGCATACCTGTCTGCGCACCGGGCGAGCGTTGCGTAAGCCCCAGCGCCGCCCCGATGAACGCCGTGGTCGCATCCGCGACATGGTCAACATCAGTGAGCGTCCACCCGAGGCTGAAGACCGCGCGGTGCCCGGGCATTGGGAGGGCGATCTGATCCTGGGCAGTACTGCCTCGGGTTCAGCGATTGGCACCGTGGTCGAACGGATGACCCGGTTTGTGATGTTGCTGCATCTGCCCGACGATCACACCGCGGTGGCCGTGCAGGAAGCGATCGTGGCGAAAATGGCGCAACTGCCGTTGATCCTGCGCAAAACACTGACCTGGGATCAGGGCAGCGAGATGGCCAACCATGCGGCGATCGCCCAAGCCGCCGAGCTCAATATTTACTTCTGCGATCCGCACTCCCCGTGGCAGCGCGGCACCAATGAGAACACCAACGGCCTACTGCGCCAATACTTTGCCAAAGGCACCGACCTATCGGTCTTTCCGGCCGATTACCTCGACTACGTCGCGACCAAACTCAACCGCCGGCCCCGCGAAACCTTGAGCTGGAAAACACCCGCCGAAGCCCTCGACGAACTACTGTCCAACCCGTCCAAACCACCCGCTGTTGCATCTACCGCTTGAAACCGCCCGGTCGAAGCGTGCGGGTAACCCACGTTCGGCGGATGCGGGGGTGTGCTTACCGGGAGCCGGTGTCGACGTAGTCGCGCTCGGTGTACCCGGTGTAGATCTGGCGCGGACGGCCGATCTTGCCGCCACCCTCGTCGTGCATCTCCCGCCAGTGCGCGATCCACCCGGGCAGCCGACCCAGGGCGAACAGCACGGTGAACATGCGGGTCGGGAAGCCCATCGCCCGGTAGATCACGCCTGTGTAGAAGTCGACATTCGGGTACAGCTTGCGCTCGATGAAGAAGTCGTCGGTGAGCGCGACCTCTTCGAGCTCCTTGGCGATGTCCAGCAGCTCGTCGTCGCCACCGAGCTTGCCCAGGATCTTGTCGGCCTGCTCCTTGACGATGCGCGCCCGCGGGTCGTAGTTCTTGTAGACCCGGTGGCCGAAGCCCATCAGCTTGACGCCGTCTTCCTTGTTCTTGACCTTCTTGACGAAGGTCTGCACATCGTTTTCGCCGACGCGGATCTTCTCCAACATCTCGAGCACCGCCTGGTTGGCACCGCCGTGCAGCGGACCCCAGAGCGCGTTGATGCCGCCGGAGATCGAGGTGAACAGGTTGGCCTGCGAGCTGCCGACCAGGCGCACCGTCGACGTCGAGCAGTTCTGCTCGTGGTCGGCGTGCAGGATGAAGAGCATGTCGAGAGCGCGGACCAGTTCCGGGTCGACCTCGTAGGGCTCGGCCGGCAGACCGAACGTCATCCGCAGGAAGTTCTCGACGAGGCTCATCGAGTTGTCCGGGTAGAGGAACGGCTGGCCGACCGACTTCTTGTACGCGTACGCCGCGATCGTCGGCATCTTGGCCAGCAACCGGATCGTCGACAGTTCGACCTGCTCGTCGTCGAACGGATCCAGCGAGTCCTGGTAGTAAGCGCTTAGCGCATTCGCCGCGCTGGACAGCACCGGCATCGGGTGTGCGTTTCGCGGGAAGCCGTCGAAGAACCGCTTGAGGTCCTCGTGCAGCAGGGTGTGTCGCTGAATCTGGGTGGTGAAGGCCTCGAGCTGATCCGGGGTCGGCAGCTCGCCGTAGATCAGTAGGTAGCTGACTTCGATGAAGTTCGACTTCTCCGCCAGCTGCTCGATGGGATAGCCGCGGTAGCGCAGGATGCCGGCGTCGCCGTCGATATAGGTGATGGCGCTCTTCGTCGACGCGGTGTTGACGAAACCGTCGTCGTACGTGGTGTAGCCGGTCTTGGCCAGCAGCGAACCCAGGGCTATGCCGTCGGAGCCCTCGGTGGCCTTGACGACGTCCAATTCAAGCTCGCCACCGGGGTAGTTGAGCGTGGCATGCTCGTCTTTTTCGGCCACGGGGATCCCTTCTACGTTGCAAGGAATATCGAGAACATGTCGTGTCTGTCCCTCAAAAGGTAGTCCCATTCCAACGATCCCGCCCGAGGGGGGCCCGCCAGACGGTCAGACCGGCTGCCGATTGCCCGTCATGAGCCTGGTGAACTCGGCGAATGTGTCTTCCAGATAGGCGGCCACGTCGTCGATCGTCAGCTGGGTCCCGTCTCGGCCGCCTGCGGCCAGACCGGTCAGCGCGGTCATGAGCATCGAACCCCACACCGCGGAGACCAGCCGTGGCGCGCGATCGCCGATGCCCAGTCCCATCCGCCTGGCGAGTTCCGCGTCGATGGCGTTTCCGCGGTACTCCAGTGCGGACTGCCGCAAGGCCGACGACGACAAGATGATCCGCACGATGCACATCACCCGGTCCGCCGACAGCTCGCCGGCCGGTGCGATCTTCGCCGCAGTGGCCATCGCGAGATAGGCGTTCAGCAGCGCCTCGAAATGGTTGACGTCGTGCGGTTGGCGGGCCAGTTCGACGGCCGTCTGTTCCAGCACCTCGTCGATGAGGGCCAGCGCGATGGCGTCCTTGGTGGCGAAGTACCGGCTGAAGGTGCGCGGCGAGACGTCGGCCACGGCGGCGATCTGGTCGACGGTGGTGCGATCGAACCCTTGGCGTTCGCACAGGTCGACCGCAGCGTCGATGAGGGTGGCACGGGTGCGTTGCTTCTTGCGTTCCCGCAGCCCGAGGGTTGCCTCCCCGCTGAGATCAGACACGAACTCGGATGCTAGCCAGCCAACGTAAGAGGCCGCTGAGAAAAGTGGCACCCTCCGACAATTGGCCCCCTAGGTCACACTTTGTCATCGGCTGGGATCGCCGGGCACCCGCCACCGGGAATCCGGCCGAGCACCTACGGCTGTAACCGCTCGATGCGGCTGTTGTGCATGGTGATCGGCAGCTCGGCATCGGTGACGACGCGAATCCTGTTGTGCACCCTGTTCTCCCGGCCTTGCCAGAACTCCACCACCTCGGCAGAGATGAGGTACCCGCCCCAATTGGGCGGTACCGGCACCTCGTCGAGATTGGCGAACCGCTGAGTCGCCTCGGCCAACTGTTCCAGTAGCGCGGCCCGCGAGGCGATCGGCGCGGACTGGTGCGACGCCCAGGCGCCCAGCTGCGAACCCCGCGGACGCTTGGACCAGTAGTCCGCGGTCTGTTCGGCGGAAACCTTGGTGACCAGTCCCCGGACGTGGACCTGGCGGCCCAGCAGGTACCAGGGGAACGTCGCCGATGCGTACGGCGTCCGGGCCAGGTCATCACCTTTGGCGGAGTCGTAGTTGGTGAAGAACGTGATGCCGTCGGCGTCGACACCCTTGCAGAGCACTGAGCGGGTGGACGGGCGTCCGCGCGCATCGACGGTGCCCACCACCATCGCGTTGGGCTCGGCCACCCCTGCGCGTTCGGCGTCGGCTAACCACTTGTGCAGCAGCGCAACCCAGCCGTCAGCGAGCCAGTCCGCGTCGAGGTCGCCGCTGCCGTCCTTCTCCACCGAGCCGTACTCGACCCGCATTCTCGCCAGATGATCGTCGTCGCGAGGTGCCACGCGCTCACGCTACGCCTGCGCCGCTTGCCGACCCATTACCGACCGGTAGTAAATGGCGCGGCGGCGGGTGCGAGAATTTTGCCCATGACTACGGTGTCGACGGTTCCTGAGGATTTCGTACCCGGACTCGAGGGCGTGGTCGCCTTCACCACCGAGATCGCCGAACCCGACAAGGATGGCGGCGCGCTGCGCTATCGCGGCGTGGACATCGACGATCTGGTCAGCCAGCACGTCACCTTCGGCGATGTGTGGGCGCTGCTGGTCGACGGCAAGTTCGGCCGTGGCCTGCCGCCCGCCGAACCGTTCCCGCTGCCGATTCACAGCGGCGACGTGCGCGTCGACGTCCAGGCCGGCCTCGCGATGCTCGCCCCGATCTGGGGGTATGCGCCGCTGCTCGACATCGACGAACAAACCGCGCGCGACCAACTGGCCCGCGCGTCAGTGATGGCACTGTCCTACGTCGCGCAGTCCGCACGCGGCATCTATCGACCCGCGGTTCCGCAGCGGGTCGTCGACGAATGTTCCACCGTGACAGCACGATTCATGACCCGCTGGCAGGGTGAGCCCGACCCCAAGCACGTCGAGGCGATCGACGCCTACTGGGTGTCGGCCGCCGAGCACGGCATGAACGCGTCCACGTTTACCGCCCGCGTGATCGCCTCGACCGGTGCCGACGTCGCGGCCGCACTGTCCGGAGCCATCGGCGCGATGAGCGGACCGCTGCACGGCGGTGCGCCGGCCCGCGTGCTGCCGATGATCGAGGAGGTCGAGAAGACCGACGATGCGCGCGCGGTCGTCAAGGGCATCCTCGACCGCAAGGAAAAGCTGATGGGGTTCGGCCACCGCGTCTACCGCGCCGAGGACCCGCGGGCGCGGGTGCTGCGGGCCACCGCCAAGCGGTTGGGGGCGCCCCGCTTCGAGGTGGCGTCCGCGCTGGAGCAGGCCGCGCTCGCCGAGCTACGCGAACGCCGTCCCGACCGCGCGATCGAGACCAACGTCGAATTCTGGGCGGCGGTGATCCTGGACTTCGCCCAGGTACCGACCCAGATGATGCCCGCGATGTTCACCTGCGGTCGCACCGCCGGCTGGTGTGCGCACATCCTCGAGCAGATGCGGCTCGGCAAGCTGGTGCGCCCGGCCGCGATCTACGTCGGCCCGGGCCCGCGCAGCCCGGAGTCCGTCGAGGGTTGGGACCAAGTCGCCCGGTCGTGACAATCGAAACGTATCGTGCGGCGGCGACGAGCTTCGCCGCGCTGGTGCGCGACATTCCGGCCGGCGCGTGGGGCCAACCCGGACTGGGTGACTGGGACGTCCGCGCGCTGGTGGGCCACACGTCGCGCTCGCTGACCACCGTGCTCAGCTACCTGCAAACCGCCGCGGACCGTGAGGACATCGCGACTCCGCACGAGTACTACGTGCGGGTGACACCGTCCGCGCTGGGTATCGATCCCGCCGATGTCGCCGAGCGCGGCAGACAGGCGGGCCGGGATCTCGGCGCGGATCCGGCGGCCGCCGTCGACGCGTTGGTCTCAGAAGTGCTTGACGCGCTCACAGAGATCGACGGCGATCCATTGATCAAGATCATTGGCGGCCTGGGAATTCGACTGCGCACGTACCTGCCGACCCGGGTGTTCGAACTGGCTGTCCACGGGGTCGACATCGCCAGGGCGGTCGACATTTTGTTCCAGGTGCCCGAGGACGTAATCGCCGAGGCCCTCGACGTCGCGACGCGCACGGCCATTGCAACCGGCCGAGGAGAGTCGCTGCTACTGGCGCTGACGGGTCGCTCCGCGTTGCCGCCGTCATTCTCCGTGGTGTGAGCCGGCAAAGATTACATACAACACGAGCGACCCGGAAATGAACCTAAACCTGTGAACTTCCTTCTAGGGTGGGCGGGTGCCTCAGATGGATCGCCGCAACATGATGACGATGATGGCGGGTCTTGGCTTCATGGCAGCCACGATTCCCCTCGCCCAAGCCCAGGCCGGCCCGCTGAATCGGGCGCCGCTGCCGACGCAGCCGCCGACAGCCGACCCGGGAACCTACATCTTCCACGACGAGTTCGACGGGCCGGCCGGATCGGCCCCCGATCCGTCCAAGTGGTTGATCCAAACCTGGCAGGACGAGGTCTTCCCGCCGGTTGAGGGCATCTATCGCGACGACCGCCGCAACATCTTCCAGGACGGAAACTCCAACCTGGTGATGATGGCCACCAACGAGATGGGCACCTACTACGGCGCCAAGTTGCGCGGCATCTGGCGCGGCATGATCAACCAGACGTGGGAAGCGCGGATCAAGCTCGACTGCCTGACCCCCGGCTGCTGGCCGGCGTTCTGGGCCGTCAACGAGGATCCGCTGCCCGACGGTGAGGTCGACGTCTTCGAGTGGTACGGCAACAACCAGTGGCCGCCCGGCACCACGGTGCACGCCGCGTCCAACGGCAAGACCTGGGAGGGCAAGTCGATCCCCGGCATGGTCGACAACGCCTGGCACACGTGGCGAATGCACTGGGGCGAGGACGGTTTCACGTTCTGGCGGGATTACGTCGATGGCGCCGAACCGTACTTCCATGTGCCGCCCAACCCGATTCCCGTGTCGGGCCGGCCCGGTGACCTCCGGTGGCCCTTCAGCATTCCCGGCTACTGGATGCAGCCGATGTTCACCCTCGCGGTCGGTGGGCCCGGTGGCGGCAACCCGGCCGCCGGTGTGTTCCCGGCGACCATGCTCGTCGACTACCTCCGCGTCTGGTAACTCATCGCTCCGCTTTGATGACCTGAATCAGGTTGAACTGCCAGCGCTCCAACAGCCGGTAGCCGGTTTCACGGGTTACGGCGAAGGCCGGGGTGCCGCCGAATAGCGGGCCCGGATCCATCGCCGGATGCTGTTCGTGGGCAGGCCGTTCCGGATCGGCCTGCGTGATGATCCACAGGACGCGGCAGACGTTCAGGGGACCTACCGACGCCTCAGGTATGAGGTTGGTGTCGAAGACGTCGTCGCGCTCGACCGCCGTCTGCCACAGGCTGATGTCGACGACGTTGTCGTAGGCATCGGGCCGAGCCGCGAGCAGGGGGCGCATCGGCGCGGGCATGAAGGTCACGGTGTCGTTCACCAGCAGGCACTCACCCGGCTCGCCCTTGGACTTCGCTTCGATGAGGTCGGCGACCTGGCTGTAGTCCATTCCGTATTTCGCATACGGACTGCGTTGCACCAGAAGGTAATTGGGCGCCGCCGCAGCAGCGAAGACGACCAGCACGACGGCGACTGCCCATGGCCGGACCGCCAACGCGCCGACGCACACCCCCAGTGCGAGTGCCATCGCCGGTGCGGTGAAGCACAGATACCGCGGCGTGTAGATCGGATGGACCAGGGCCGACCACCCGAGGATCAACACGGTAGGGACCACCAGCCACGCGATCGCGACGGCCAACAACTGGCGATCCGGCCCGGAAAGTTCCGCAGATGTGAAGCGCCACAAGATGATCGCTCCGAGGACGACGCAGCAGGAGACGATCAGGAACAACGGGCTTCTCTCGAAGTACTGCTGAACGGCCACGTCTTCGACGGTCCGGCGGCCCACCGGTGAGATCCAGATGATCTGGTGCGCTTGACCGACGGCCAGCCGCACGAACGGCGCCACCGCCAGACATGTGCACACCATGGCGACGGCGAACCGTACGACGACGGTCCGGGCCGGACGATGAAAGCACAGGAAGACGGCGTGTGCCAGGAACATCAGCGCGAGGTAAACGTCGAGCAGAATCGATGCCGTCATGGCCGCCGCGTAGCAGAGCCAGATCCAGTCGTTGTTGCGGCGCACACCGTGCACCAGCAGAACAGTCGACCACGCGGCGGCCAGCATCGTCAGCGCGTACGGCCGCGCCTCGATGCCGGCCCACGTCGCGCGCGGCAGGATCGCGCACAGGACACCGGCGCTCAGTGCGACAGTGCGCGTCGAGAACTGTCTGCCCAGCACCACGACGCCCGCCGCAGCACCGCCGACGGCCAGTGCGCTGGGCACGCGCGACCAGAACTCCGTCGGTCCGAAGATCGTGAACCAGCCGTGCATGAGCACGTAATACAGGCCGTGGACGGCGTCGACGTTGCCCATCATGTGCCACAGCTGACCCAGCGAGCGACTGTACGACGCCGAGATCGTCGCCGCCTCGTCGTACCAGAAGGATGGCCGACCGGCGCCGGCGATGCTGAGCGCGGCGCCGAACACCCCCACGACGAGGGGATCGAGCACCGCGACCCTCGACTTCG contains:
- a CDS encoding glycosyltransferase family 39 protein, with translation MPGQEVATKSRVAVLDPLVVGVFGAALSIAGAGRPSFWYDEAATISASYSRSLGQLWHMMGNVDAVHGLYYVLMHGWFTIFGPTEFWSRVPSALAVGGAAAGVVVLGRQFSTRTVALSAGVLCAILPRATWAGIEARPYALTMLAAAWSTVLLVHGVRRNNDWIWLCYAAAMTASILLDVYLALMFLAHAVFLCFHRPARTVVVRFAVAMVCTCLAVAPFVRLAVGQAHQIIWISPVGRRTVEDVAVQQYFERSPLFLIVSCCVVLGAIILWRFTSAELSGPDRQLLAVAIAWLVVPTVLILGWSALVHPIYTPRYLCFTAPAMALALGVCVGALAVRPWAVAVVLVVFAAAAAPNYLLVQRSPYAKYGMDYSQVADLIEAKSKGEPGECLLVNDTVTFMPAPMRPLLAARPDAYDNVVDISLWQTAVERDDVFDTNLIPEASVGPLNVCRVLWIITQADPERPAHEQHPAMDPGPLFGGTPAFAVTRETGYRLLERWQFNLIQVIKAER